GGTCGTTACGAACTCATTCCCGAGCGGAAGAGCAAACTCAAGCCCAGCGACTGGATCCTCAACGAAGGGATGCCGCGCGGCGCCGACTTCTATCCTCAGCCCGATGGCGAACTGCTGCACCTGACCAATTGGGTCGAATGCACGCGCTCGCGCAAAAAACCGACGGCACCGGCCGAAGCAGGCGTGACTTCAGCGGCTGCAGCGCAGCTGGCGAATCAATCGCTGCGGAGCGGACAGGTGGCTCATTGGGGCGCAAAGTAACAGCGCTCGATTTACTGTCAAGAAACGACAGACCGTCGCACAGCGGTTATGCGACGGTCTGAGTTCGGGGAGGGCATTGGCGCCCCTGGTCTAGTCGCACGACTGCCTTCGCAACATGAAGCAGCTGGGGCAGTCGTGCAGCAAGTGGCAGGTTTCAACCGTAGCAGCCAGCGACTGCTGCTGCGATCAAACCCATCTGAAAGATACGTTCAAAATCGGGCCGTGCACGCCGATCGCGGAAAAAATTCTTCATTTCCGCGTGAGGTGTTTTTTCATCACCAGGCCGCTCGAGAGCAGCAACTAGCGCCAGCCACCGTTGCCGTCGTCATCACCATCTCCGGGACCGCCACCAGCAGGCGTGGAATACAAGAGCTCGAGTAACGCCAGATCTTGTGCCGTCAGCGTTGCCGGGTTGCTGGCAGCGATTGCGTCAGCCGCATTGCGAGTGGTGTACACCGTGTTGGAGTTGTAAACGAGAACGTTCGAACCACCCGAGACGTTGTCGCTATTGGGATTGGCAGCCACCAGTGTTGTGGCGGATGAAGGTGCGACGTAGATAAAATCGTCGCCGTCGACGCCATTAATGGCCACGCCCCCCTCGACACTGAAAATGCCGAGAATGCGATTGCCCAAGCGGACGCGAACTAAGCCATCGATGACCGAAGTCACCAGAATCAGATCGTTCGCCGACGTTCCATTAATCAGCAGTCGTCCGTTGGCAATCAAGGCCGAGGCCTCAATCACCGCGTTCGAACCCGACCCGCCTGCATAAGTCAGCAGAGTTTCTTCCAGTCCACCAACGCCAGCACTGCCGCTTGTATTGACGGGAACAACTCCGCCCGAATTGCGATAGTTCCAACGTCCGCCGCCACCTCCGCCACCACCACCGCTGCCACCACCACCGCCACCACCGCCGGGATTCGGGTTGGGTGTGCCATTCTCGAAGTTGCTGAACGTTACTTCGACAACGGTGGGTGAAGGCGTGGGATCGGTGGTCGCTCCCGTCAACACAGTGAAGTTGTTGACCGGTGCGCGGTTCGATTCGGTGTGGATGTCGTAACCGGCTCCGCCGTCGACCGTGGAATCGTAGCGAACCGTGGTTGATTGGAAGAACACGGTGTCGTCACCGTCATTCAAATTCCAAATCATTTGATTCACGGTCATGCCGGTCGAAGCGACGGCATCGTTGCCGGCACCTGTATCGAGCCGAAAAATGCTGGCCGCAGCGGACGTGGCTGTATGTCCAACGAGGACGGGTCCGGTTGGCGTATTAATGAACGTCACCTGGTCGTTGCCTTCGCGAGTCTCCATCGACCGGCCAGCTTGCAAGGGATTTTGCCAATAAGCATTGGTGGGCAAGTTATTGTTGTCGTAGGTCACTGCTGGCGGCAAACCGACGTTGCGCGTAATTGTGGTGGCCAGCATCGTGAAGTTGTCGTTGCCGTTCCCCCCCATATAGCCGAAGTCGCGGCCGACGAAATTCGGCCCGCCGCGACCTAGTGTAATGACGGGTGCCTGAGCTGGAACCACATTCAGCAAATCCTGCCCACCATAAATCTTCCAGTCGCGGGCAACTCGCAAGTAAGTGGCATCCAGTGCATCGATGGCACCTAGCCCCAGATCGAACGTTGCATCGCGGAAGTTGATGGCAACGTTCGAAGCAGGCGCGTTCTGGTTGTAGACCAACCGGTCGTTACCGTCGCGCATCTGGACGATCAAATCGTAAGAACTAGGAATCGCCAGACTCGAAATCGTGGTCTGCGGAGTGCCGCCCGTGCCAATCCGGAACCGGGTGCCGGTATCGCCGGCGGTCCCCGTGTTGACGGAACTAATGCGGTAGGTGTTGTTGGAACCGCTGCCACCTTGGAACGTAATCGTCATGCCATTCGGCAAATCGTCGCCGACGAAGAACGCCTCACCGGCGGCATTGTCGATGGTAATCGTGACGATGCCAGCCATCATCTGACGATTTTCGAGCTGCTCGACGTTGAGATTTCGGTTCCGCTTCAGACCAGCCATTGCTACTACTCCAGTCGCTAAACAGGCACTAACCCCAACATCATGAACTGCCGGTCAGGTTATTCCAAGTGTTTGTTGCCCAAAATTACAAATAACCCTCAAGGTCAATTCCTTGGTAGGTAAACCTGTGGTTGCAAGGCCTCATTTTTCCCCGCGTTGCCCCGACTGCCTGAGCTTTTGCGAGTATTGGCACGGGGCAGTTTGTGATTGCAGAGGGCAAGTACTATGGACTTGTCAGCAAACAACTTACGGCCGCGCAGCAACACCCCATCTCCGGCTTTCGCTAGCTGCACTCTAGCAAAATTCGCCGTTGCAGCCAGTGAATTGCGAATACCTAACCGGTACCACCAAATTTTTCGGCACAAGCAGAATTACCGGCACAATTTCTCAATTGGATTGGTTGGGGGGTTCGATAGGAATGAGGCAGGGATTGGTCTGCGAGCGGAGGGCGCGGGGAATGCGCCGGAAGTTGGCAGTTCGAATGAGGACAACGAGAGTCGACAGCTGGGCAGGAGCTGGCCGGTGATTGGAAACGGCTGGCGGGTGGGGAGTGAGACTCGCAAGAGCATCGTTCCTGGCAGTGCCCGAGAGCAACCTGCAACGTAGTCAAGGACGACAGCTGAGCGCTGGCCGGGGACCCAAATTTTGGGAGGCACGCCGCTCAGAACATTTAGAGGGGGAAGGCGATGCTTGGATCGTCACGTAAACGTCGTGCGCGGAGCGCTCGTCGGTGGCAACGCTGGCTGGCGGCTTCGCTCTGCACGGCCAGCTTCCTGACCGGACACGTGCTGTTCGGACAGCAGCCGGGCACCTTAGCGCAGCGCAGCACCAAACCGCTGCAGCGTGTGGCCATCGAAGCCGCGCCCAGCGAACTCCCACCAGGCGAGAGCCAACCGGGATTGCCGCCGATTCTCGCCGGCTCGAACGTGCCGCGACCGGTGCGCCCCGCTCAAACGCCCGCGCTGTTGCCGCCGGTACCCCGGCAGACGCCGGCCACGAACACCTTAGCGCCCATCGTGGCAGCACCTGCAACGACGGCAGCGCCCCTCGCGTTTCCCGCCGGTGCGCCCAGTTCGGCCAGTCCTTGGATGCAAGACATCCGCCAACTGGTCGAGACCACGCCCGGCGTGAAGAGGCCAACACCAACGCCGAGCAATGCGGCTGCGACCAGTCCCACAACCAACAACCCAGCGCCGATTCTCTCGGCCAGTGAGTTGCCCCGACCCGGCAGCCAGATCAAGCCGGCCAGTGGCATCGACGGCGCCGAACAAGCGCGGACCGCTCAGTTCGATCGCGCTCCGGTCGAGCCAATCCAGTCCGCTGCTTCGCCCTTCGCACCAGCGCCGCTGCCCCAATCGCAGTTAGCGATTCCGCAGCTGTCGATTCCGCAGCCACCGCCGCTCGAGCCCGTCTCGCGCCAACCGCTGGCACTGCAGCCCGAAGCGCCGATCAACGCAGCGCCTATTCAAAATACCACGGCCAACCTGGCACCGAGCCAGCGCTTCCCGCTGGCTCCGACCAACGACGCGGCCCGGCCCTTCAACCAGCCAACGTTCAACCAACCGGCCGATTCGCAGACCATCGAGTTGCCTGTGCCGCGGGCTCCGCAGCCTGTGAACTTCGCTCAGCCCGCGCCGGTGCCACCCGCACCCCGGCCACTCAACCTGGCCCCGATGGCTGACCCCGTCGCGCCCCAGGAAGATGCGATGCGGCGCGCCAACAGCCCGTTCGAAGTCATTGATGAAACCGGTGCCGTTCAGGTCATGGTCCGCCGCAGCAAACTCCTTCGCACCAAGGTCGACATCTACCGCACGGCAGTCGTCGACGACTCGATCTGCGACATCGTCCAGTTCACACCTCGCGAAGTCTCGCTGATCGGCAAGAGCCAGGGCTCGACCCACATCACCTTCTGGTTCGACGACCCGGCCATGCAGCCCGTGACGTACCTGATTAAGGTCGTGCCCGACGTGGCGCAAGTGAAACAGACCGAAGACACCTACAAGATGCTGCAGGACGTCATCAACGAGATGTTCCCCGACAGCAAGATTCAACTCCTGCTCGTCGCCGACAAGCTGATCATTCGCGGCCAGGCCAAAGACAGCGAAGAGGCGGCTCAAATCGTCGCCCTCGTTCGCAGCCAGTCGAGCGGCGGCGGCAATGGTGCGGGCTTTGGCGGCGGCTTCGGTGGCGGTCTGAGCGAAGGGGCAGCTGCCCAAGTCCTCAGCGATAGTGCTACCGGCAGTTCGCAGCGCTCGCGGTTGCAAGTCATCAACATGCTCCGCGTCCCTGGCGTGCAGCAGGTGGCCCTGCGGGTGAAGATCGCCGAAATGAACCGTTCCGCGGCCCGCGGCATCGGCGTCGGCGTGCGAGGGAACATCAACTTCACCGACAATCCCGATGGGAGCCAACTCTTTCTGCAGTCGATGCTCAACGTCGTCGGCGGAGCGGGACCAGCGCTGCTCACACAACTCGACGGCGACGACATTCAAATCGGCGTTCGCTACCTGCAATCGCGGGGCGTGCTCCGCCTGCTCAGCGAACCAACGCTCGTCACGATGAGTGGTACACCCGCCACCTTCATCGCCGGTGGTGAGTTCGCTGTGCCGACCCTCGTCGGTTCGGCCGGCCTCAACGCGGTGACGACCGACTTCCGCGCCTTCGGTGCGATCATCAGCTTCATGCCGACGGTGGTCGATAAGGACCGCATTCGCTTGCAAGTCTCGCCCGAGTTCAGCCAGATCAACAGCCAGTTGACCGTGAACAACACGCCGGGGCTTAAGGTGCGAGCCGCGACCACGACCGTCGAAATGCGGGAAGGTCAGACGCTGGCCATCGCCGGCTTGCTCGAAGACAACATGACCGGCAACACGGTCGGCGATCTTCCCTTCCTGGCGAAGATCTTCGGCAATCGCGACATCGCCCGCAACGAAACGGAACTGCTGATCCTCGTCACACCCGAACTGGTGCAGGCGATGGAACCCGAAGAAGTGCCGCCACTGCCTGGCTTCGATATCACCGAGCCCACCAGTGCCCAGTTCTTCCTGCATGGCGACCTGGAAGGTAATCCGACCCAGGATTATCGCAGCACCGTCTGGCCACGCCTGAAGAAACGCTACGGTGCCGGCGGACCCGCCATGACCAGCGGACCGTTCGGACATGGGCAATAAGAGACAAGGAGGGGGTGAGTGGGTGACAAGGACACACTTGTCACCTTGTCACCTTGTCACCTTGTCTACAGACCAGCAGCACCACTCAACTCACACGCAACACTCAACCCGCAGAGTGACCCGCCATGAAACACACCATACTCTTCCTGACGATCCTCGGTGCGGCAGCCTTCAGCGGCTGCTGCTGGGACGAATTCGACCGCCAGGCCAGCTCGCATCGCGGCG
Above is a window of Anatilimnocola aggregata DNA encoding:
- a CDS encoding type II and III secretion system protein family protein; amino-acid sequence: MLGSSRKRRARSARRWQRWLAASLCTASFLTGHVLFGQQPGTLAQRSTKPLQRVAIEAAPSELPPGESQPGLPPILAGSNVPRPVRPAQTPALLPPVPRQTPATNTLAPIVAAPATTAAPLAFPAGAPSSASPWMQDIRQLVETTPGVKRPTPTPSNAAATSPTTNNPAPILSASELPRPGSQIKPASGIDGAEQARTAQFDRAPVEPIQSAASPFAPAPLPQSQLAIPQLSIPQPPPLEPVSRQPLALQPEAPINAAPIQNTTANLAPSQRFPLAPTNDAARPFNQPTFNQPADSQTIELPVPRAPQPVNFAQPAPVPPAPRPLNLAPMADPVAPQEDAMRRANSPFEVIDETGAVQVMVRRSKLLRTKVDIYRTAVVDDSICDIVQFTPREVSLIGKSQGSTHITFWFDDPAMQPVTYLIKVVPDVAQVKQTEDTYKMLQDVINEMFPDSKIQLLLVADKLIIRGQAKDSEEAAQIVALVRSQSSGGGNGAGFGGGFGGGLSEGAAAQVLSDSATGSSQRSRLQVINMLRVPGVQQVALRVKIAEMNRSAARGIGVGVRGNINFTDNPDGSQLFLQSMLNVVGGAGPALLTQLDGDDIQIGVRYLQSRGVLRLLSEPTLVTMSGTPATFIAGGEFAVPTLVGSAGLNAVTTDFRAFGAIISFMPTVVDKDRIRLQVSPEFSQINSQLTVNNTPGLKVRAATTTVEMREGQTLAIAGLLEDNMTGNTVGDLPFLAKIFGNRDIARNETELLILVTPELVQAMEPEEVPPLPGFDITEPTSAQFFLHGDLEGNPTQDYRSTVWPRLKKRYGAGGPAMTSGPFGHGQ